Proteins encoded together in one Rhizobium bangladeshense window:
- a CDS encoding cupin domain-containing protein, whose amino-acid sequence MSPEEIIRELGMQPHPEGGWYVQTFRDTAGGERGHSTAIYYLLTKGQRSHWHRVHDAVEVWHYYTGAPLALHRSQDGVTSETLTLGTNLPAGERPQAIIPANWWQSAEPLGDFTLVGCTVSPGFEFSSFEMAPKDWKPGG is encoded by the coding sequence ATGTCGCCTGAGGAGATTATCCGCGAACTCGGCATGCAGCCGCATCCCGAAGGTGGTTGGTACGTGCAGACATTCCGCGACACCGCGGGTGGCGAGCGCGGCCATTCCACGGCCATCTATTATCTGCTGACAAAGGGACAGCGTTCGCACTGGCATCGCGTCCATGACGCGGTCGAGGTCTGGCATTATTACACCGGTGCGCCGCTGGCGCTGCACCGGTCGCAGGACGGGGTGACAAGCGAGACCCTGACGCTCGGAACCAACCTTCCTGCCGGCGAGCGACCGCAGGCGATCATTCCCGCCAATTGGTGGCAATCGGCCGAGCCGCTTGGCGATTTTACCCTGGTCGGCTGCACGGTTTCGCCCGGTTTCGAATTTTCAAGCTTCGAGATGGCGCCGAAAGATTGGAAGCCTGGCGGCTGA
- the gloB gene encoding hydroxyacylglutathione hydrolase, protein MKPLELDVFLCRTDNFGVLVHDPETGFTAAIDAPEEAPILEAATRRGWKISHIFNTHHHTDHVAANLALKEQFGCEIIGPINEAIAIPGLDRTMADGDSFLFGDHAVKVIETPGHTAGHICYHFVDDKLLFAADTLFALGCGRLFERPAADMWHSLQKLAVLPDETAVYFGHEYTLSNARFALTVDPDNERLKSRAAEIEGLRAEGKFTIPTTLGLEKETNPFLRAADPAIRRNLIMEGKTNEEVFAEIRRRKDHF, encoded by the coding sequence ATGAAACCTTTGGAATTAGACGTCTTTCTCTGCCGCACCGACAATTTCGGCGTGCTCGTGCACGATCCGGAGACGGGATTCACCGCAGCGATTGATGCGCCGGAGGAGGCGCCGATCCTGGAAGCGGCGACACGGCGTGGTTGGAAGATCAGCCACATCTTCAATACGCATCACCATACCGATCACGTCGCCGCAAACCTGGCGCTGAAGGAGCAGTTCGGCTGCGAGATCATCGGTCCGATCAACGAGGCCATCGCCATTCCCGGTCTCGACCGTACAATGGCCGATGGTGACAGCTTCCTTTTCGGCGATCACGCGGTCAAGGTGATTGAGACCCCCGGTCACACCGCCGGTCACATCTGCTATCACTTCGTCGACGATAAGCTGCTCTTTGCGGCCGACACCCTGTTTGCGCTCGGTTGCGGCCGCCTGTTCGAACGCCCGGCCGCCGACATGTGGCATTCGCTGCAGAAGCTTGCCGTGCTGCCGGACGAGACCGCTGTCTATTTCGGACACGAATATACATTATCCAACGCCCGCTTCGCACTGACTGTTGACCCCGACAATGAGCGCTTGAAGAGCCGCGCCGCCGAGATCGAGGGCTTGCGCGCAGAAGGCAAATTCACCATCCCGACGACGCTGGGGCTGGAAAAGGAAACAAATCCGTTTCTGCGCGCTGCCGATCCGGCGATCCGCCGCAATCTGATCATGGAAGGCAAGACGAACGAAGAAGTCTTTGCCGAGATCCGCAGGCGCAAGGACCATTTTTAA
- a CDS encoding class I SAM-dependent methyltransferase, whose product MKSNRPLITFVAMHADIVDLRQFYHSDLGRLAEQSIAMALSSLWVRLPQERLVGLGYAVPFLDRFQADTERTFAFMPAGQGAVNWPMGSLSSTTLVFDEELPLPDSSIDRVLMVHSLEFAESPRETLKELWRVLAPGGRLVIVVPNRRGVWARMEHTPFGSGRPYSRGQLTHLLRETNFTPGATAEALFFPPSKLRTILRLRRAFERVGRTLWPAFSGVIIVEAQKRLYQGLPVAARASRRVFVPVLAPHGVPTTRSR is encoded by the coding sequence TTGAAGTCCAACCGCCCGCTGATAACATTTGTCGCAATGCACGCCGATATCGTCGACCTACGTCAATTCTATCACTCCGACCTCGGGCGTCTTGCCGAGCAGTCGATCGCCATGGCGCTCTCATCGCTCTGGGTGAGGCTACCGCAGGAGCGTCTTGTCGGTCTTGGTTATGCCGTGCCCTTCCTTGACCGCTTCCAGGCCGATACCGAACGCACTTTCGCCTTCATGCCGGCCGGACAGGGGGCGGTGAACTGGCCGATGGGTTCACTGTCGTCGACGACGCTTGTTTTCGACGAGGAACTGCCGCTGCCGGATTCCTCGATCGACCGGGTGCTGATGGTGCATTCGCTGGAATTCGCCGAAAGCCCGCGCGAGACGCTGAAGGAGCTCTGGCGGGTGCTGGCGCCGGGCGGACGGCTTGTTATCGTGGTGCCGAACCGGCGGGGGGTCTGGGCCCGCATGGAACACACCCCTTTCGGTTCGGGCCGGCCCTATTCCCGCGGTCAGCTGACGCATCTCCTGCGCGAAACGAATTTCACCCCAGGCGCGACCGCCGAAGCGCTGTTCTTTCCGCCCTCCAAACTCAGGACCATCCTTCGACTTCGCCGTGCCTTCGAGCGGGTCGGCCGCACCTTATGGCCGGCTTTTTCTGGTGTCATCATCGTCGAGGCGCAGAAACGGCTCTATCAGGGACTGCCGGTCGCCGCACGCGCCTCCCGCCGCGTCTTCGTGCCGGTTCTCGCACCCCACGGCGTGCCGACCACGCGCAGCAGATGA